One window of Candidatus Methylocalor cossyra genomic DNA carries:
- a CDS encoding methylated-DNA--[protein]-cysteine S-methyltransferase: MDSTAYCLFDTPLGPCAIAWRPGRGPAVTALQLPDTTAEATAERIARETGASPVATPPPRIAELVGRIQRHLSGQLEDFRDVEVELGSAGRFAREVYAAARAIPAGQTRSYGAIAEALARPGAARAVGQALGKNPVPLIIPCHRVLAAGGRPGGFSAPGGIATKSRLLALEGVVFAVPPTLQTERDLHRAAAKLRNLDPRLAACLSRPIRFAPRRDLPPYAALFTAIVHQQLTPKAAAAVLSRVKALYPGATFPEPEALLNTPELSLRAAGLSAAKTAALRDLAARVLDGTVPTANAIVAMSDEEILARLTTVRGVGRWTAEMLLIFHLGRADVLPADDLALRKGVARVYGLPDIPTPRQLLSLGERWRPYRTVASLHLWNTGEAAVL, translated from the coding sequence ATGGACTCCACCGCCTACTGCCTGTTCGACACGCCCCTAGGCCCCTGCGCCATCGCCTGGCGCCCGGGTAGGGGGCCCGCCGTGACCGCGCTGCAGTTGCCCGACACCACCGCCGAGGCCACCGCCGAGCGCATCGCCAGGGAAACCGGCGCCAGCCCGGTGGCCACCCCGCCACCCCGGATCGCCGAGCTGGTCGGCAGAATCCAGCGGCATCTTTCCGGACAGCTGGAGGATTTCCGGGACGTCGAGGTCGAGCTCGGCAGCGCCGGCCGGTTCGCCCGGGAAGTGTATGCCGCCGCCCGGGCCATCCCGGCGGGCCAGACCCGCAGCTACGGCGCAATCGCCGAGGCGCTGGCGCGGCCGGGTGCGGCGCGGGCGGTGGGCCAGGCCCTGGGCAAGAACCCGGTGCCCCTGATCATCCCCTGCCACCGGGTGCTCGCGGCCGGCGGCCGGCCGGGCGGGTTCTCGGCGCCGGGCGGAATCGCCACCAAATCCCGGCTGCTGGCCCTAGAGGGGGTGGTGTTCGCAGTGCCGCCGACCCTGCAAACGGAGCGGGACCTCCACCGCGCAGCGGCCAAGCTGAGAAACCTCGATCCCCGGTTGGCCGCCTGCCTGTCCCGGCCCATCCGCTTCGCGCCGCGGCGGGACCTGCCCCCCTACGCGGCGCTGTTCACCGCCATCGTCCATCAACAGCTTACGCCCAAGGCTGCCGCGGCGGTCCTGAGCCGGGTGAAGGCCCTCTATCCGGGGGCGACGTTCCCGGAACCGGAGGCGCTCCTGAACACCCCGGAACTGTCCTTGCGCGCCGCCGGCCTGTCCGCGGCCAAGACCGCCGCACTCCGAGACCTGGCCGCCCGGGTGCTGGACGGCACCGTCCCCACGGCGAACGCCATCGTGGCCATGAGCGACGAGGAAATCCTGGCACGGCTCACCACGGTGCGCGGGGTGGGGCGGTGGACGGCGGAGATGCTGCTGATCTTCCACCTCGGTCGGGCGGATGTGCTTCCGGCCGACGATCTCGCCTTGCGTAAGGGCGTCGCCCGGGTCTACGGCCTGCCGGATATCCCCACACCCCGGCAGCTCCTGTCCCTGGGCGAACGGTGGCGGCCCTACCGGACGGTGGCATCCTTGCACCTCTGGAACACCGGCGAGGCCGCGGTTCTCTAG
- a CDS encoding ZIP family metal transporter has translation MMSNPFDTLAEKLGRLPLGEKYRGLPSLGQKLILVSSITFFTSALLAFIYVFVDRTIAIGSLASILAGLATGLGALPALFVREITRKTLYTLLGGAAGVMLAATAFSLIVPGIEYGNQLWPGWGIYVVALGILAGAAFLVLADGWLPYERFLEPGERFDSLRKVWLFIAAVALHNLPEGGAVGVSFGSGDWRNGIALAIAVGLQNIPEGLAVALPLVALGYRREQAVLIATLTGLIEPIGGFLGVALVSVFLPLLPIGMAFAAGAMLFVISDDIIPETQSRGKARYATFAVMVGFIIMMILDNLMTAN, from the coding sequence ATGATGTCCAACCCGTTCGACACCCTAGCCGAAAAACTCGGCCGTTTACCCCTCGGCGAAAAGTACCGCGGCCTGCCCTCCCTGGGGCAGAAGCTGATCCTAGTCAGCTCGATCACCTTCTTCACCAGCGCGCTGCTCGCCTTCATCTATGTGTTTGTGGACCGGACCATCGCCATCGGCTCCCTGGCCAGCATCCTCGCCGGGCTGGCCACCGGCCTAGGGGCGCTGCCGGCCCTGTTCGTGCGAGAAATCACCCGTAAAACCCTTTATACCCTGCTGGGTGGGGCGGCCGGGGTGATGCTGGCGGCCACGGCATTTTCCTTGATCGTGCCCGGCATCGAATACGGCAACCAGCTCTGGCCGGGCTGGGGAATCTACGTGGTGGCGCTGGGGATCCTGGCCGGAGCCGCCTTCCTGGTGTTGGCCGACGGCTGGCTGCCCTACGAGCGCTTCCTCGAACCGGGTGAACGCTTCGATTCCTTGCGCAAGGTCTGGCTGTTCATCGCCGCCGTCGCCCTGCACAACCTGCCGGAAGGCGGGGCGGTGGGCGTAAGTTTCGGCTCGGGCGACTGGCGTAACGGCATCGCCCTGGCCATCGCCGTCGGCCTGCAAAACATCCCGGAAGGCTTGGCGGTGGCGCTCCCGCTGGTGGCCCTGGGCTACCGCCGGGAACAGGCGGTGCTCATCGCCACCCTCACCGGCTTGATCGAGCCCATCGGGGGCTTTCTCGGGGTCGCGCTGGTCAGCGTGTTCCTGCCGCTCTTGCCCATCGGGATGGCCTTTGCCGCAGGCGCCATGCTGTTCGTCATCAGCGATGACATCATTCCGGAGACCCAATCGCGGGGCAAAGCCCGTTATGCCACCTTTGCCGTCATGGTCGGGTTCATCATCATGATGATCCTGGATAACCTGATGACCGCGAACTAG
- a CDS encoding bifunctional acetate--CoA ligase family protein/GNAT family N-acetyltransferase, producing the protein MLHHYLSPLFSAKSIAVFGASEQPDAVGAKVYRNLLEGGFEGPIHAINPKYQTLGGRPCYPSIEAVRERIDLAVIATPAATVPDIVRACGVHGVKAAVVMSAGFGERGGAGRVLERTLIDEAQRFGLLMLGPNCLGFMRPSAKLNATFSNNVAHPGSLALVSQSGAMCTAILDWADARRIGFSAVVSVGAAASVGFGDILDFLALDPETRSILLYVEGVRDPRRFMSGLRAAARMKPVVVIKAGRYAEGSRAALSHTGALVGADDVFDAALQRAGVVRARSIEQMFAAAQLLATRHRAPGDRLAIITNAGGPGVMATDRAVEQGLRLAALSETSLQQLDQVLPECWPRHNPVDILGDATPERYAAAVDICLRDAQVDGALVLLTPQAMTRPTEAAEAVIRAAEPFQKPVLACWLGETQVAEGRELFARHQVPSFVNPESALEAFGFMAEYQKNQKMLMQAANPVSSHELPDIAGARLVIEGALAERRQVLSALETRALLQAFRIPVSSALTARSPNEALAAAEYLGFPVALKILSPDITHKSDVEGVRLGIETAERVRHTYNELVAAVRARRPEARIDGVTVEKMYRNRNGRELLVGVIDDPVFGPALTFGAGGTAVEVLRDRAVALPPLNEHIAETLIGQTRIARLLDSFRNLPPVNRDALVEVLLRVSEMVCELPGIKELDINPLMADEHGVLALDARIVVHEPAPGRRRYGHMAIHPYPLHLVSRFQLSDGTDITIRPIRPEDAEMEQEFVRGLSPEAKFFRFMNSLQELGQDMLIRLTQLDYDRELALIATVERDGREVELGVARYFTNPDGQTAEFAIVVADAWQRRGIGTRLMTCLIDAAREKGFRYLQGTVLVNNVKMLALTRRLEFVQRIDVDDPTLAVVVKTL; encoded by the coding sequence ATGCTCCACCATTACCTATCGCCCCTTTTCTCCGCCAAGTCCATCGCCGTTTTCGGTGCTTCCGAGCAGCCGGACGCCGTCGGCGCCAAGGTCTACCGGAACCTGTTGGAAGGCGGCTTCGAAGGGCCCATCCATGCCATCAATCCCAAGTATCAAACCTTGGGCGGGCGGCCCTGTTATCCCTCCATCGAAGCGGTGCGGGAGCGGATCGACCTGGCGGTCATCGCCACCCCCGCCGCCACCGTGCCGGACATCGTGCGCGCCTGTGGGGTCCATGGCGTCAAGGCGGCGGTGGTCATGTCTGCCGGTTTCGGCGAGCGGGGCGGGGCCGGCCGGGTGTTGGAGCGTACCCTGATTGACGAGGCGCAACGCTTCGGTCTCTTGATGCTCGGCCCCAACTGCCTGGGGTTCATGCGGCCGTCGGCCAAGCTCAACGCCACCTTCAGCAACAACGTGGCCCATCCCGGTTCGCTCGCCCTGGTGTCGCAGTCGGGGGCCATGTGCACCGCGATCCTGGATTGGGCCGACGCCCGCCGCATCGGCTTCTCCGCCGTGGTATCCGTGGGCGCGGCAGCCAGCGTTGGGTTCGGCGATATCCTCGACTTTCTAGCCCTGGACCCGGAAACCCGCAGTATCCTCCTGTACGTGGAGGGCGTGCGCGATCCGCGCCGGTTCATGAGCGGCTTGCGGGCGGCGGCGCGCATGAAGCCAGTGGTGGTGATCAAGGCCGGGCGCTATGCCGAGGGCTCCCGGGCCGCCCTGTCCCACACCGGAGCCCTGGTGGGCGCGGACGATGTGTTCGACGCTGCCCTGCAGCGGGCCGGCGTGGTGCGGGCCCGCAGCATCGAGCAGATGTTCGCCGCCGCCCAGTTGCTGGCCACCCGCCACCGAGCCCCGGGTGACCGGCTCGCCATCATCACCAACGCCGGGGGGCCCGGGGTGATGGCCACCGACCGGGCGGTGGAGCAGGGGCTCCGGCTGGCAGCGCTGAGCGAAACATCGTTGCAACAGCTAGACCAGGTCTTGCCGGAATGCTGGCCCCGTCACAATCCGGTGGACATCCTCGGCGATGCCACCCCGGAGCGCTACGCCGCCGCCGTGGACATCTGCCTCAGGGACGCGCAGGTGGACGGCGCTCTGGTGCTTTTGACGCCCCAGGCCATGACCCGCCCCACCGAGGCCGCCGAGGCCGTGATCCGCGCCGCGGAGCCGTTCCAAAAGCCGGTTTTGGCCTGTTGGCTGGGCGAGACCCAGGTAGCCGAAGGCCGGGAACTGTTCGCCCGTCACCAGGTGCCGAGCTTTGTCAACCCGGAGAGCGCCCTGGAAGCCTTTGGCTTCATGGCGGAATACCAGAAGAACCAGAAGATGCTGATGCAGGCGGCGAACCCCGTGAGTTCCCACGAGCTCCCCGATATCGCCGGGGCACGGTTGGTCATCGAAGGGGCGCTGGCGGAACGCCGCCAGGTGCTGTCCGCCTTGGAAACCCGGGCCCTGCTGCAGGCGTTCCGGATCCCGGTGTCCTCGGCTCTCACGGCCCGCTCGCCCAACGAAGCCCTAGCGGCGGCGGAATACCTGGGCTTCCCGGTGGCCTTGAAGATCCTGTCGCCCGACATCACCCACAAGTCCGATGTTGAGGGCGTTCGGCTCGGCATCGAGACCGCCGAGCGGGTGCGCCATACCTATAACGAGCTGGTGGCAGCGGTGCGCGCCCGCCGGCCCGAGGCGCGGATCGATGGGGTGACGGTGGAAAAGATGTACCGCAACCGCAACGGGCGGGAGCTATTGGTGGGGGTGATCGACGATCCGGTGTTCGGCCCGGCGCTGACCTTCGGGGCCGGAGGCACGGCGGTGGAAGTCCTGCGCGACCGCGCCGTGGCGTTGCCGCCGCTCAACGAACACATCGCCGAGACCTTGATCGGCCAGACCCGCATCGCCCGGCTGTTGGATTCCTTCCGCAACCTCCCGCCGGTGAACCGGGATGCCCTGGTGGAGGTGCTGCTGCGGGTGTCCGAGATGGTTTGCGAGCTGCCCGGGATCAAGGAGCTGGACATCAATCCCCTGATGGCTGACGAGCACGGGGTCCTGGCCCTGGACGCGCGCATCGTGGTCCACGAGCCGGCGCCGGGCCGCCGCCGCTACGGCCACATGGCGATCCACCCCTACCCGCTGCACCTGGTGAGCCGGTTCCAGCTCAGCGACGGCACCGACATCACCATTCGCCCCATCCGCCCGGAGGACGCCGAGATGGAACAGGAATTCGTGCGCGGGCTGTCCCCAGAGGCCAAGTTCTTCCGCTTTATGAATTCGCTCCAGGAGCTGGGCCAGGACATGCTGATCCGCCTGACCCAGCTGGATTACGACCGGGAGTTGGCGCTGATCGCCACGGTGGAGCGCGACGGCCGGGAGGTGGAGCTGGGCGTGGCCCGCTACTTCACCAACCCGGATGGCCAGACCGCCGAGTTCGCCATCGTGGTCGCCGACGCCTGGCAGCGCCGTGGGATCGGGACCCGGCTCATGACCTGCCTCATCGATGCCGCCCGGGAGAAGGGCTTCCGCTATCTGCAAGGCACGGTGCTGGTCAACAACGTCAAAATGCTGGCGCTGACCAGGCGGCTGGAATTCGTGCAGCGGATTGACGTGGACGATCCCACCCTGGCGGTGGTGGTCAAAACCCTGTGA
- a CDS encoding protein-L-isoaspartate(D-aspartate) O-methyltransferase produces the protein MNLRLQGIGMTSRRTRERMVRRLEEHGIGNAAVLQVMLETPRHIFVEDAFASRAYEDTALPIGFNQTISQPYIVARMTELLLDKGPLDKALEIGTGSGYQTAVLAQLAKRVYSVERIYPLQQRARQCLNDLRLRNVRLKHADGSWGWEEYAPYDGILVTAAADTLPEPLLEQLARHGVMVIPVGNGRSQVLQRVTRSEIGFQVEAIEPVSFVPLLPGVL, from the coding sequence ATGAACCTGCGCTTGCAGGGGATCGGGATGACCTCGCGGCGGACCCGGGAACGCATGGTGCGTCGCCTGGAGGAACACGGCATCGGCAACGCGGCGGTGCTGCAGGTGATGTTAGAAACGCCCCGGCACATCTTCGTCGAGGATGCCTTCGCCAGCCGCGCCTACGAGGACACCGCCCTGCCGATCGGCTTCAACCAGACCATTTCCCAGCCCTACATTGTGGCCCGCATGACCGAGTTGCTCTTGGACAAGGGTCCCTTGGACAAGGCGCTCGAAATCGGCACCGGCTCCGGCTATCAGACCGCCGTGTTGGCCCAGCTGGCGAAGCGGGTTTACTCGGTAGAGCGGATCTACCCGCTGCAACAGCGCGCGCGCCAATGTCTCAATGACCTGCGCCTGCGCAACGTGCGTCTGAAGCACGCCGACGGTAGCTGGGGGTGGGAGGAGTACGCCCCGTACGACGGCATCCTGGTCACCGCCGCCGCCGACACCCTGCCGGAGCCGCTCCTGGAACAGCTGGCGCGCCATGGGGTCATGGTGATTCCGGTGGGAAATGGCCGCAGCCAGGTGCTGCAGCGGGTGACGCGCTCGGAAATCGGCTTCCAGGTCGAAGCGATCGAGCCGGTGAGCTTCGTGCCCCTGCTGCCGGGGGTTCTGTGA
- a CDS encoding outer membrane beta-barrel protein has translation MPCRPTHSARPIAAGIVLAILTALTGPARAELDLRFYAGKSVTDDGDLTLKQGNTHLTLHGVTWQDKSFESPIYWGARIGYWFDSRPNWGLSIDYTHAKTYLDDTRNARVSGIRDGVPVGGVEPIQRSIESFNMSHGLNMITFNGMYRWFAAGRRDESLLGRLQLYAGLGAGFSVPHVEAELKGRPRTYEYQAGAGPVVNGMVGVNYDLYKFLSGFLEYKLSYADVDAELKGGGTISTETVTHQFVFGVAAHFDP, from the coding sequence ATGCCTTGCCGCCCAACCCATTCGGCCCGCCCCATCGCCGCGGGAATCGTGCTCGCCATCCTTACGGCTCTGACGGGGCCGGCCCGCGCCGAACTCGACCTGCGCTTCTACGCCGGCAAATCGGTGACCGACGACGGTGATCTGACCTTAAAGCAGGGGAATACCCATCTCACCTTGCATGGCGTTACGTGGCAGGACAAATCCTTCGAAAGCCCGATCTATTGGGGCGCCCGCATCGGCTATTGGTTCGACAGCCGGCCCAATTGGGGCTTGAGCATCGATTACACCCATGCCAAGACCTACCTGGACGACACCCGAAACGCCCGGGTCAGCGGCATCCGCGACGGCGTTCCGGTGGGCGGGGTGGAGCCGATCCAGCGTTCCATCGAGAGTTTCAACATGTCCCACGGCTTGAATATGATCACCTTCAACGGTATGTACCGTTGGTTTGCCGCTGGCCGGCGGGACGAAAGCCTGCTGGGGCGCTTGCAGCTCTATGCCGGCCTGGGTGCTGGCTTCAGCGTCCCGCACGTGGAGGCGGAACTCAAAGGGCGCCCCAGGACCTACGAGTACCAGGCCGGCGCCGGGCCGGTGGTGAATGGTATGGTGGGGGTCAACTACGATCTGTACAAGTTCCTGTCCGGCTTCCTGGAGTACAAGCTGAGCTACGCCGATGTGGATGCGGAGCTCAAGGGTGGCGGGACGATCAGCACGGAAACGGTGACCCACCAGTTCGTGTTCGGCGTCGCCGCCCACTTCGATCCCTGA
- a CDS encoding TMEM165/GDT1 family protein — MACALIAEASAWLHQGLSDPTLTRWWGASATAFALVAAAEFGDKSQLVCMALATRHRHWPIFWGALLAFAVLNGMAVGFGAAVGAWLPEPAVAAAVAVLFTAFGIRALAFRDAEDAAVRDGHGLFVTTFSTIFLAEFGDKTQLAVAGLGAAEPPAPVWLGATLALGLTSAVGIWAGRTLLQKVPRRLLHRAGGLVFLGFAVVAAVRAVPPEWRERMGDWLEPWITQLAG; from the coding sequence ATGGCCTGCGCGTTGATCGCCGAGGCGTCGGCCTGGCTACACCAGGGATTGTCCGATCCCACCCTGACCCGCTGGTGGGGAGCCTCGGCCACGGCTTTCGCGCTCGTCGCGGCGGCCGAATTCGGCGACAAAAGCCAACTGGTGTGCATGGCCTTGGCGACCCGCCACCGTCATTGGCCGATCTTCTGGGGGGCGCTGCTGGCCTTCGCAGTGCTCAATGGCATGGCGGTCGGGTTCGGAGCCGCGGTGGGCGCCTGGCTGCCGGAGCCGGCGGTAGCCGCCGCGGTGGCGGTGTTGTTCACGGCGTTCGGGATCCGGGCGCTGGCGTTCCGCGACGCGGAGGACGCTGCGGTGCGGGACGGCCACGGCCTCTTCGTGACCACGTTTTCGACCATTTTCCTGGCTGAATTCGGCGACAAGACCCAGCTGGCGGTGGCCGGGCTGGGCGCCGCAGAGCCGCCGGCGCCGGTCTGGCTGGGGGCGACGCTGGCCCTCGGGCTGACCTCCGCGGTCGGCATCTGGGCTGGAAGGACGCTGCTGCAGAAGGTGCCGCGGCGCCTCCTACACCGGGCCGGAGGGCTCGTGTTCCTGGGATTCGCAGTGGTGGCAGCCGTTCGGGCGGTGCCACCCGAATGGCGAGAGCGGATGGGCGACTGGCTCGAGCCTTGGATCACCCAGCTGGCGGGGTGA
- a CDS encoding DedA family protein, whose product MSEIISWLVTTIGALGYPGIFLLMAMESSVIPIPSELVMPPAGYLVQQGKMEMAWVILSGTLGSLVGAYANYFVARWLGRPLVIKYGRYVWITEHHFTRVESFFLRHGEVSTFIGRLLPVARHLISIPAGLAGMDRFRFTVYTTVGAALWVSVLTWIGYVLGQNQALIQEYSHEAVIGAIAFSALVVAVYVAVQRRRSRKAVEPA is encoded by the coding sequence ATGAGTGAAATAATCAGCTGGCTGGTCACCACCATCGGCGCCCTGGGCTATCCCGGCATCTTCCTGTTGATGGCCATGGAAAGTTCGGTCATCCCCATTCCCAGCGAGCTGGTCATGCCCCCTGCCGGTTATTTGGTGCAGCAGGGCAAGATGGAGATGGCCTGGGTGATCCTCTCGGGCACCCTCGGTAGCCTAGTCGGGGCCTATGCCAACTATTTCGTCGCCCGTTGGCTGGGCCGGCCCCTGGTGATCAAATACGGGCGCTACGTGTGGATTACCGAACACCATTTCACCCGAGTGGAAAGTTTTTTTCTCCGCCATGGCGAAGTATCCACCTTCATCGGCCGCCTATTGCCGGTGGCCCGGCACTTGATCTCGATCCCCGCCGGGCTAGCCGGCATGGACCGATTCCGGTTCACCGTTTACACCACTGTGGGCGCCGCCCTGTGGGTTTCGGTGTTGACCTGGATCGGCTACGTCCTCGGACAAAATCAAGCCTTGATCCAGGAGTATTCCCACGAAGCGGTGATCGGCGCGATCGCCTTCAGCGCCCTCGTAGTGGCAGTCTATGTGGCCGTCCAGCGGCGCAGAAGCCGGAAAGCGGTGGAGCCCGCCTGA
- a CDS encoding group III truncated hemoglobin: protein MTVAEDALTEGHITALVRRFYERALADASLRPIFEATIQDWEAHHRVVEDFWSRMLLHTDRYRGSPYPVHARLPIRPEHFDRWLALFREAALETLPPRAAERAIACSEHMAEAFKAGMFHGLETPIKPSLGYPVR, encoded by the coding sequence ATGACCGTTGCGGAGGACGCTCTCACCGAAGGACACATCACGGCTCTGGTGCGCCGTTTTTATGAACGGGCGCTCGCCGATGCCAGCCTGCGCCCGATCTTCGAGGCCACGATCCAGGACTGGGAAGCCCATCATCGGGTGGTGGAGGATTTTTGGTCGCGCATGCTGCTCCACACGGACCGCTACCGGGGCAGTCCCTATCCGGTGCATGCGCGCCTGCCGATCCGCCCTGAGCATTTCGACCGTTGGCTGGCGCTATTCCGGGAAGCGGCCTTGGAAACCCTGCCGCCAAGGGCGGCGGAGCGGGCCATCGCCTGCAGCGAGCACATGGCGGAGGCGTTCAAGGCCGGCATGTTCCATGGGTTGGAAACCCCGATCAAGCCGTCCTTGGGTTACCCCGTGCGGTGA
- a CDS encoding cytochrome C assembly family protein — MNSTLFGTSAILAYIASAVVMFRSLRPAYEAVPDAAAVQRFKVLAVGWFAAALHAMAMINLYAGEGGLDFSLLNALSAITWIIVAIVLVAALFRPLDKLGLVVFPLAAVILALKLSVPEGSHRLHEHSWPMAVHIVVSVLAYGFLNIAAIQAVLLAFQDWSLRSHHRGGLLIRSLPPLETMEAVLFQLIGAGFTLLSLSLVTGFLFLENMFAQHLAHKTILSLLAWILFAVLLAGRFRSGWRGPTAIRWTLGGFFALMLAYLGSKMVLEWILKRA; from the coding sequence ATGAATTCGACGCTGTTCGGCACTTCGGCCATCTTGGCCTATATCGCCTCCGCCGTGGTCATGTTCCGCTCGCTGCGGCCCGCCTACGAAGCGGTACCCGATGCCGCCGCAGTGCAGCGTTTCAAGGTGCTGGCGGTGGGCTGGTTCGCCGCTGCCCTGCACGCCATGGCCATGATCAACCTATACGCGGGCGAGGGCGGGCTGGATTTCAGCCTTCTCAACGCGCTGTCCGCGATCACCTGGATCATCGTCGCCATTGTGTTGGTGGCCGCCCTGTTCAGGCCTCTGGACAAACTGGGCCTAGTGGTTTTCCCCTTGGCCGCGGTGATTCTCGCCCTGAAGCTCTCGGTGCCGGAAGGCAGCCATAGGCTACACGAGCACTCCTGGCCCATGGCGGTGCACATCGTGGTATCCGTGCTCGCCTATGGGTTCTTGAACATCGCCGCCATTCAAGCGGTCCTGTTGGCCTTCCAGGATTGGTCGCTGCGCAGCCACCATCGGGGTGGACTGCTGATCCGTTCGCTGCCGCCCCTGGAAACCATGGAAGCCGTCCTCTTCCAGCTGATCGGCGCCGGCTTCACCCTGCTCAGCCTGTCCCTGGTCACCGGCTTTCTCTTCCTGGAAAACATGTTCGCCCAGCATCTGGCGCACAAGACCATCTTGTCCCTGCTGGCCTGGATCCTGTTCGCCGTGCTGCTGGCGGGAAGATTTCGCTCCGGATGGCGCGGACCAACCGCCATCCGCTGGACGCTGGGCGGGTTTTTTGCGCTGATGCTGGCCTATCTCGGCAGCAAGATGGTTCTTGAGTGGATTCTCAAGCGGGCCTGA
- the surE gene encoding 5'/3'-nucleotidase SurE, with protein MHILLSNDDGYSAPGLIALANALRPLAELTVVAPERNRSGASNSLTLERPLRISTADNGFIKVDGTPTDCVHLAITGLLEREPDMVIAGINHGANLGDDVIYSGTVAAATEGRFLGLPAVAISLAGSNPQHFDTAARVAVTLLKRIQSHPLPSDTILNVNVPDVPWTAIRGFQSTRLGQRHKAEPVIRATDPRGRTIYWVGCAGPEQDAGPGTDFHAVRHNYVAVTPLQIDLTRYESLQTLESWLPVEIDP; from the coding sequence ATGCATATTTTGTTGAGCAATGACGACGGGTACTCGGCGCCAGGTTTAATCGCCCTGGCCAACGCGCTTAGGCCGTTGGCGGAGCTCACCGTGGTCGCTCCCGAACGCAACCGCAGCGGCGCGAGCAACTCCCTAACCCTGGAACGGCCGTTGCGCATCAGCACGGCCGACAATGGTTTCATCAAGGTGGACGGCACCCCTACCGATTGCGTCCATCTCGCCATCACTGGGCTTTTGGAGCGCGAACCGGACATGGTGATCGCGGGCATCAACCATGGCGCCAACCTGGGTGACGATGTCATCTACTCGGGTACCGTCGCCGCCGCCACCGAGGGCCGCTTCCTCGGGCTGCCGGCGGTGGCCATCTCTCTGGCGGGCAGTAATCCGCAGCACTTCGATACCGCCGCGCGGGTCGCGGTCACCTTGCTGAAGCGCATCCAAAGCCACCCCCTGCCTTCCGACACCATTCTCAACGTCAATGTGCCCGACGTGCCCTGGACCGCCATCCGCGGTTTCCAATCCACCCGCCTCGGGCAACGCCACAAGGCCGAGCCGGTGATCCGCGCCACCGATCCCCGCGGCCGCACCATCTATTGGGTGGGTTGCGCAGGTCCCGAGCAGGATGCGGGGCCGGGCACCGATTTCCACGCCGTGCGCCACAACTACGTGGCGGTGACACCGTTGCAGATCGACCTGACCCGCTACGAAAGCCTGCAGACTCTGGAGTCGTGGCTGCCGGTGGAGATCGATCCATGA